In the genome of Sphingopyxis sp. YF1, the window TTGTCAGAGGCTGTTGAAGAAGCGGCCGAGCCGCTCCATCGCCTCGGTCACGCGCGCTTCCGATTCGGATCCGAAGCAGACGCGCAGATAACCTTCGCCGCTCGGGCCATAGAAGCTGCCCGATTCGACGACGACATGCGCTTCCTTGAGGATCGCCATCGCGAGGTCGGTCGAGCTCTTGCCCGTTCCGCTGATGTCGGGAAAGGCATAGATGGTGCCCTCGGGCTCGGCGCAGGTGACGCCGGGCATCTGGTTGAGCGCCTGCACGACGATGTCGCGCTTGCGCCGGTCGGCCTCGACCAGTGCGTGCATCGCGTCCTGCGGCCCCTCGACCGCGGCGCGCGCGCCTTCCTGGACAAAGACGTTGACGTGCGTCACGTCGGTCATCGCGATGCGCAGGATCGCGGGCATCAGCGCCGCATCGGCGGTCAGATAGCCGATCCGCCAGCCGTCCATCGAATAGGCCTTGGTGAAGGCGAAGCAGGTGATCGTGCGCTCGCGCATCCCGGGCAGGCTGGCGATGCTGATATGCTCGGCGCCGCCATAGGTGATATATTCATACACCTCGTCCGACAGCACGAGCAGATCGTGCTTGATCGCGAGGTCCGCGACCTCCTGCAACTCGGCGCGCGAATAGACGCGGCCGGTCGGGTTGGCGGGGTTGATCAGCACGATCATCCGCGTCTTGTCGGTGATCTTCGCCGCGATCCGCGCTTTCGAGATCGCAAAATTGTCGGCCTTGTCGAGCTCGGCGATCACCACCTTGCCCCCCGCGATCTCGGTCTTGCCGATGTGCTGCGGATAATAGGGATCGAGCAGGATGACCTCGTCGCCCGGATCGATCGCCGCCATGAAGGCCGCGAAGGAGGCGTGGGTCAGCCCGTTGGTGACGAGGATCTCGTCGGCCCCGTAGTCGAGGCGGTTGAAGTCGCGCAGCTTGCGCGCCAGCGCCTCGCGGAACGACAGCGTGCCGCGAAAATCGCCATAGTGGACGATACCCGCGTCGAGCGCCGCCTTCGCGGCCTCCTTGATGTGCAGCGGGGTGTCCGCATGCGGCCGGCCGAACTCGAGATGGATCAGGTCGACGCCCTCGGCGTCGAGCTTCGCCGCCTCGTCGTACATGCCAAAACTTTTCTTCGATCCCGTCGCGAGACGTTGTGCCGGCCACTTCATATT includes:
- a CDS encoding pyridoxal phosphate-dependent aminotransferase gives rise to the protein MKWPAQRLATGSKKSFGMYDEAAKLDAEGVDLIHLEFGRPHADTPLHIKEAAKAALDAGIVHYGDFRGTLSFREALARKLRDFNRLDYGADEILVTNGLTHASFAAFMAAIDPGDEVILLDPYYPQHIGKTEIAGGKVVIAELDKADNFAISKARIAAKITDKTRMIVLINPANPTGRVYSRAELQEVADLAIKHDLLVLSDEVYEYITYGGAEHISIASLPGMRERTITCFAFTKAYSMDGWRIGYLTADAALMPAILRIAMTDVTHVNVFVQEGARAAVEGPQDAMHALVEADRRKRDIVVQALNQMPGVTCAEPEGTIYAFPDISGTGKSSTDLAMAILKEAHVVVESGSFYGPSGEGYLRVCFGSESEARVTEAMERLGRFFNSL